A single window of Nicotiana sylvestris chromosome 3, ASM39365v2, whole genome shotgun sequence DNA harbors:
- the LOC138888452 gene encoding uncharacterized protein, giving the protein MDLEITRKRKKRVMYSQHRIKRGTLAEVKAQELGVKLVTMGAWRSSGDASAMWTTTAQCIREVAREVLRVSKDYSSGHKGGWWWNGEVQGKVKTKKVVYLKLVESINDKEKRANREHYKLSKKEA; this is encoded by the coding sequence ATGGACCTTGAGATCAcgagaaagagaaagaagaggGTAATGTATAGCCAACATAGGATCAAGCGGGGAACCTTGGCGGAAGTTAAAGCGCAGGAGTTGGGGGTCAAGCTGGTGACTATGGGGGCTTGGAGGAGTAGTGGGGATGCAAGCGCTATGTGGACCACTACTGCGCAGTGCATTAGGGAAGTCGCGAGAGAGGTATTAAGGGTCTCAAAGGATTACTCGAGTGGTCACAAGGGAGGCTGGTGGTGGAATGGAGAGGTGCAAGGAAAAGTGAAAACCAAGAAAGTAGTGTATTTGAAGCTAGTGGAAAGTATAAACGATAAGGAGAAAAGGGCGAATAGGGAGCATTATAAGTTGTCTAAGAAAGAGGCATAG